In a single window of the Diospyros lotus cultivar Yz01 chromosome 10, ASM1463336v1, whole genome shotgun sequence genome:
- the LOC127811482 gene encoding 60S ribosomal protein L27-3-like: MVKFLKPNKAVILLQGRFAGRKAVIVRSFDDGTRDRPYGHCLVAGISKYPKKVIRKDSAKKTAKKSRVKAFVKLVNYNHIMPTRYTLDVDLKDVVSLDALQSRDKKVTTAKEIKARFEERFKSGKNRWFFSKLRF, encoded by the coding sequence ATGGTGAAATTCTTGAAACCAAACAAGGCTGTGATCCTTCTCCAAGGCCGGTTCGCTGGCCGGAAGGCCGTTATCGTCCGCTCCTTTGATGACGGCACTCGCGACCGCCCCTACGGCCACTGCCTCGTCGCCGGCATATCGAAGTACCCGAAGAAGGTGATTCGCAAGGACTCGGCCAAGAAGACTGCCAAGAAGTCTCGCGTGAAGGCGTTCGTGAAGCTCGTGAACTACAACCACATCATGCCCACTCGCTACACTCTCGACGTCGATCTCAAGGACGTGGTCTCTCTGGATGCGCTGCAATCGCGCGACAAGAAGGTCACGACCGCGAAGGAGATCAAGGCTCGGTTCGAGGAGCGGTTCAAGTCCGGCAAGAACCGGTGGTTCTTCTCCAAGCTACGGTTTTGA
- the LOC127810798 gene encoding probable BOI-related E3 ubiquitin-protein ligase 3: protein MLFVRFSLFLSILFLRLCPQTQTSKGKEPSIRLERGKEWITFSMAVEARHLNLFPSQLIGNREMIMSGVDANVNDAYSNAAVAYGLAPVSGLTAEALPPLYGSSIVDCLPAKAAVKDDSGLTYAFPSSRKRSRDSIYPSIYDGQFENDITFLGENVSMQIRQQQLEIDHIIAQHTEKVRLEIEERRKGYTRRLVAAVEEGILKRLRAKEEEIEKIGKLNWALEQRVKALCVENQIWRDMAQTNEATANALRSNIEHLLSQAKDDHQPHPQGDALDEASVPAALADDAQSCCGSNDDRRTLASCAGESKCLKDKHNTIDHAAYICRQCGKEESSVLILPCRHLCVCTVCAASVHSCPICNSAKSHMLRVIV, encoded by the exons ATGCTTTTTGttcgtttctctctctttctttctattctCTTCTTAAGGCTTTGTCCACAAACCCAAACCAGCAAAGGCAAGGAACCAAGCATACGTCTAGAGAGAGGCAAGGAGTGGATTACCTTTTCCATGGCTGTTGAAGCGCGGCACCTCAATCTTTTCCCTTCGCAACTCATAGGCAACAG AGAAATGATAATGAGCGGCGTTGACGCCAACGTAAATGATGCGTACAGCAACGCTGCGGTGGCATACGGATTGGCTCCGGTTTCGGGATTAACGGCGGAGGCTTTGCCTCCGTTGTATGGCTCTTCGATTGTTGATTGTCTTCCAGCGAAGGCTGCCGTGAAGGACGATAGTGGTCTCACCTACGCCTTTCCGTCTTCGAGAAAGCGCTCCAGAGATTCGATTTATCCCTCGATCTACGATGGCCAGTTTGAGAATGATATCACCTTTCTCGGTGAAAACGTTTCGATGCAGATCCGGCAGCAGCAGTTGGAGATTGATCATATCATTGCTCAACAC ACCGAAAAGGTGAGATTGGAAATTGAGGAGCGGCGAAAGGGATATACGAGGAGGCTCGTGGCTGCCGTGGAGGAAGGGATTCTGAAGAGGCTGAGAGCGAAAGAGGAGGAGATAGAGAAGATCGGGAAACTGAATTGGGCGCTGGAACAAAGAGTGAAGGCTCTATGCGTCGAAAATCAGATCTGGAGAGACATGGCTCAGACGAACGAGGCCACGGCCAACGCCCTCCGAAGCAACATCGAGCATTTGCTGTCCCAGGCCAAGGACGACCACCAGCCCCACCCCCAGGGTGACGCATTGGACGAGGCGTCGGTTCCGGCGGCCTTGGCAGACGACGCTCAGTCCTGCTGCGGCAGCAACGACGATCGACGAACCCTAGCGTCGTGCGCCGGAGAATCGAAGTGTTTGAAAGATAAGCACAATACAATAGACCACGCGGCGTATATTTGCCGTCAGTGCGGGAAAGAGGAATCCAGCGTGTTGATTTTGCCGTGCAGACACCTCTGCGTCTGTACTGTTTGCGCCGCGTCGGTTCACTCTTGCCCCATCTGTAACTCCGCTAAGAGCCATATGTTACGCGTCATCGtgtaa